In Acetivibrio cellulolyticus CD2, the sequence ACGTTGCCCAAAGTTAATGTGAGTGTGGGAACTTCCAATACTCCCGAAGATTTTACTTCAAGTGTGCAGGTTTTACTGCTGCTGACTGTCTTGTCATTGGCGCCTTCGATATTGATGATGATGACAAGCTTCACGAGGGTAATAATTGTTCTATCTTTTTTAAGAAATGCTTTGGGAACTCAGCAGATGCCGCCGAATCAAGTGTTGATTGGGCTAGCTTTGTTTTTAACCTTGTTTATAATGAATCCTGTAATTACCGAAATAAATGAAACTGCATATAAGCCTTATTCGAATAAGGAAATAACTCAGCAAGTTGCTTTGGAAAGATCATCTAAAACGATTAAGACTTTTATGTTAAAACAAACGGAAAAGAAGGATCTTGCATTATTTGTATCGCTTTCGGGAACTAAGACTCCAATAAAAGAGCAAGAAGTGCCAAATCTTCCGCTCACTACAATAATTCCTGCTTTTTTGATAAGTGAACTGACAACTGCGTTCAAAATGGGATTTTTAATATATTTACCTTTTCTTGTAATTGATCTGGTTGTTTCAAGTACGTTGATGTCTATGGGAATGATGATGCTTTCTCCGGTAATGATTTCACTTCCGTTTAAAATATTGCTTTTTATTATGGTTGGAGGCTGGAATCTTTTATCACAAATGATTGTGAATAGTTTTGTAACATAGTTGTGTTAAAAATAGAGGGGGATGGAAAATGGATCAGGGTATGGTAATTGAACTGGCTCAGAAGTCTATAATGACGGTTATTTATGTATCAGCCCCTATGCTAGGTTTGAGTTTAATTGTGGGCCTGGCGATAAGTATTTTTCAGGCAACTACGCAGATCCAGGAGCAGACACTTACTTTTATTCCAAAGATATTGGCTGTACTTGCAGGAATAG encodes:
- the fliP gene encoding flagellar type III secretion system pore protein FliP (The bacterial flagellar biogenesis protein FliP forms a type III secretion system (T3SS)-type pore required for flagellar assembly.), giving the protein MIPKAEMKTLMGIKVKYFVTVTLLLIVLVVLASNVYAEPDLTLPKVNVSVGTSNTPEDFTSSVQVLLLLTVLSLAPSILMMMTSFTRVIIVLSFLRNALGTQQMPPNQVLIGLALFLTLFIMNPVITEINETAYKPYSNKEITQQVALERSSKTIKTFMLKQTEKKDLALFVSLSGTKTPIKEQEVPNLPLTTIIPAFLISELTTAFKMGFLIYLPFLVIDLVVSSTLMSMGMMMLSPVMISLPFKILLFIMVGGWNLLSQMIVNSFVT
- the fliQ gene encoding flagellar biosynthesis protein FliQ yields the protein MDQGMVIELAQKSIMTVIYVSAPMLGLSLIVGLAISIFQATTQIQEQTLTFIPKILAVLAGIAIFGSWMLKMLMEYTQGIYMNINQYIR